From Sphingomonas bisphenolicum, one genomic window encodes:
- a CDS encoding nuclear transport factor 2 family protein, translating to MSEPSNDSFVMPGWAHHAGMLALGEARAPEGPNGVTDRQVICERIARYCWAYDERRADALADCFTQDAIWEGDVLGRIPIGPFVGRDRVVCWLTEFWPHQHDQRRHMILNTIVEQQTSERATTLSYLLLMSSDGRAAKLETTGFYRTDYRPEDGAWRIERLTAGFDAPFWPGDIDRMSERGRARHGVAPRERP from the coding sequence ATGAGTGAACCATCGAACGATTCGTTCGTTATGCCCGGCTGGGCGCATCATGCCGGTATGCTCGCGCTGGGCGAGGCGCGTGCGCCTGAAGGACCGAACGGCGTGACGGACAGGCAAGTGATCTGCGAGCGCATCGCACGCTACTGCTGGGCCTATGACGAGCGCCGCGCCGATGCGCTGGCCGACTGCTTCACGCAGGACGCAATATGGGAAGGCGATGTGCTGGGGCGCATTCCGATCGGCCCCTTTGTCGGCCGCGATCGGGTCGTGTGCTGGTTGACCGAATTCTGGCCGCACCAGCATGACCAGCGCCGCCACATGATCCTCAACACCATCGTGGAACAACAGACCTCCGAACGCGCGACGACGCTCAGCTATCTGCTGCTGATGTCGTCGGATGGCCGGGCGGCGAAGCTGGAAACGACCGGTTTCTACCGCACCGACTATCGGCCAGAAGATGGCGCATGGCGCATCGAAAGGCTGACCGCCGGCTTCGATGCGCCTTTCTGGCCGGGCGATATCGACCGGATGAGCGAACGGGGTCGCGCCCGCCATGGCGTCGCCCCGCGTGAACGCCCCTAG
- a CDS encoding DUF7064 domain-containing protein, which yields MPETAEPFADYPVQNAYRHKLAEDGRESATHQFVLPQYGIAGFYYPTVRANGHAKGRLHLFGPGLSAPIEEEVEQMVSEDMDFDDWRFGPLLMAVREPFKTIDLGWVGDRIQFEGQWSAIHPPYAFSMHPKGNPPYYGDDRTEQHGRIKGNLRIDGKDFALNDFMIRDHSWGPRVWGLNQHYKWFHATTPSVSVHFFEMMSFGKVETRGYLFKDGVMQHVQSIDYDIDYDEDMMQERFRVTVTDSDGRSVFVDCQAFATYQLDLDPIVLLNEAVVTATIDGEQGTGWCEFCWNRDYLKFAKPYVRRFAW from the coding sequence ATGCCTGAGACCGCCGAGCCGTTCGCCGACTATCCCGTGCAAAATGCCTATCGCCACAAACTGGCGGAAGACGGCCGGGAATCGGCGACCCATCAGTTCGTCCTGCCGCAATATGGCATTGCCGGCTTCTATTATCCTACCGTGCGCGCCAACGGCCATGCCAAGGGACGCCTCCACCTCTTCGGACCCGGCCTGAGTGCGCCGATCGAAGAGGAGGTCGAGCAGATGGTGTCGGAGGACATGGACTTTGACGACTGGCGCTTCGGCCCCCTGTTGATGGCCGTGCGCGAGCCGTTCAAGACGATCGATCTGGGCTGGGTCGGCGATCGCATCCAGTTCGAAGGACAATGGAGCGCGATCCATCCGCCCTATGCCTTCAGTATGCATCCCAAGGGCAATCCGCCCTATTATGGCGACGATCGCACCGAACAGCATGGCAGGATCAAGGGCAATCTGCGTATCGACGGCAAGGATTTCGCGCTCAACGACTTCATGATCCGCGATCATAGCTGGGGGCCACGCGTCTGGGGCCTCAACCAGCATTATAAATGGTTCCACGCGACCACCCCGAGCGTGTCGGTGCATTTCTTCGAGATGATGTCGTTCGGCAAGGTCGAAACGCGCGGCTATCTCTTCAAGGACGGCGTCATGCAGCATGTCCAGAGCATCGACTATGACATCGATTATGACGAAGACATGATGCAGGAGCGCTTCCGCGTCACTGTCACTGACAGCGACGGGCGGTCGGTCTTCGTCGATTGCCAGGCTTTCGCGACATATCAGCTCGACCTGGACCCGATCGTCCTGCTGAACGAAGCCGTGGTGACGGCCACGATCGACGGCGAACAGGGCACCGGCTGGTGCGAATTCTGCTGGAATCGCGACTATCTCAAATTCGCCAAGCCCTATGTCCGGCGCTTCGCCTGGTGA
- a CDS encoding MmgE/PrpD family protein: MKHENPVLPEHDPAGALARMVADTRYEDLPAGVIDLAKRAILDTLAVTIAGSGWEVSPAIAAQVAEWGGAPQATVLVHGHKVPAPMAAFANGVMARAIDMGDVHETGGHVTEWNVPAMLSVLGIAAGPVSGRDFLTAYVTGAEVGVRASAALNLVRYHTTWGMPGEWNGPLCAAASVAHILGLNADETWNAMGMAYTVHGMSEYNKYSEGTQMARVQHSFAGDTAVKAALLTRRGVTAPRGIFQGVPSGILRHVAWDDVRPELLTDDLGTRWQLAEGLSMKPYSACKFTHSFIASTVAIIQGQGLDWRDIDRIDCVGSNSARMTFEPAAAKWNPRSVPEAMFSAPYTIATAAISGGFFLQDLHVDRIMDEERRALMQRVHIMADPAHADQFEGFPVTITLTDGRRFTHVTPYVKGHSRNPMDWDDLADKLGRCAPFAAVALPQSKLDKLVALCRAMEEVEDMRDVLTLMTA; encoded by the coding sequence ATGAAGCACGAAAATCCCGTCCTGCCCGAACATGATCCCGCCGGCGCGCTGGCGCGGATGGTCGCGGACACACGCTACGAGGACTTGCCCGCTGGCGTGATCGATCTCGCCAAGCGAGCGATCCTGGACACGCTGGCGGTGACGATCGCGGGGTCGGGCTGGGAGGTCAGCCCCGCCATCGCCGCGCAGGTCGCGGAATGGGGCGGGGCGCCGCAGGCGACCGTGCTGGTCCACGGGCACAAGGTGCCCGCGCCCATGGCGGCGTTCGCGAACGGGGTGATGGCCCGCGCCATCGACATGGGCGACGTGCATGAGACGGGCGGTCATGTCACCGAATGGAATGTGCCGGCCATGCTGTCCGTGCTGGGCATCGCCGCAGGGCCGGTCAGCGGCCGGGATTTCCTGACTGCCTATGTCACCGGGGCGGAAGTGGGCGTGCGCGCCAGCGCGGCGCTCAATCTGGTGCGCTATCATACGACCTGGGGTATGCCGGGCGAGTGGAACGGGCCGCTCTGCGCCGCCGCATCGGTCGCGCACATCCTGGGCCTGAACGCCGACGAGACATGGAATGCGATGGGCATGGCCTATACGGTCCATGGCATGTCGGAATATAATAAATATTCGGAAGGCACGCAGATGGCGCGCGTGCAGCACAGCTTTGCCGGCGATACGGCGGTCAAGGCGGCGCTGTTGACGCGGCGCGGGGTGACGGCGCCGCGCGGTATATTCCAGGGCGTGCCGAGCGGCATATTGCGGCATGTCGCCTGGGACGATGTGCGGCCCGAATTGCTGACCGACGATCTGGGCACCCGCTGGCAACTGGCGGAAGGGCTGTCGATGAAGCCCTATTCCGCGTGCAAATTCACCCACAGCTTCATTGCCAGCACAGTCGCCATCATACAGGGTCAGGGGCTGGACTGGCGCGACATCGACCGGATCGACTGCGTGGGCAGCAACAGCGCGCGCATGACATTCGAGCCGGCTGCGGCGAAATGGAACCCGCGCAGCGTCCCAGAAGCCATGTTCAGCGCGCCCTATACGATCGCGACGGCGGCGATCAGCGGTGGCTTTTTCCTGCAGGACCTGCATGTCGACCGGATCATGGACGAGGAGCGGCGCGCACTGATGCAACGCGTCCACATCATGGCCGATCCCGCCCATGCCGACCAGTTCGAGGGCTTTCCCGTCACCATCACGCTGACGGATGGACGGCGCTTCACCCATGTCACCCCTTATGTGAAGGGCCATAGCCGCAATCCCATGGACTGGGACGATCTGGCCGACAAGCTGGGTCGGTGCGCTCCCTTTGCCGCCGTCGCGCTGCCGCAGTCGAAGCTCGACAAGTTGGTCGCGCTCTGCCGCGCCATGGAAGAGGTGGAGGATATGCGCGACGTCCTGACCTTGATGACCGCCTGA
- a CDS encoding phosphotransferase family protein: MQVTPARSGDVDVWDRSEMEPRIRHILERTVRLRDTGPYRPKSDAEVTAMLTGFFAAKGLEGIAITDVERMSGGASKEQFAFTLTHRETPQGERLVLRMDPLEAIAQTCRGREGEIQSIMGNHMPVAPVRWFDADGDLLGQPAVILGFVRGVTQPSEGGSGGVSGMGGRLGSLIDRLAPQYIDALATTHRFDWSRAHLRFFDAPRADSNQAAIWQVNWWSQVWWDCLVEPVPVVALAERWLRENAPLCDRPMLVHGDLRMGNFMFEEPSGTFTAVLDWELAHIGDFHEDIAWTMQKLFGAWGDDGVFLVSGLLPRDDFIAQYQAASGNRIDPVRLHYYEVLNAYKCAVMDLGQAMRASIASNNHQEVVLTWLGSAGAVFLSHIVQLIRKG, translated from the coding sequence ATGCAGGTGACGCCTGCCCGCAGCGGGGACGTGGACGTCTGGGACCGGTCCGAGATGGAGCCGCGCATCCGCCATATTCTGGAACGGACGGTCCGCTTGCGCGATACCGGTCCCTACCGGCCAAAGTCCGACGCCGAGGTGACGGCGATGCTCACCGGCTTCTTCGCGGCGAAGGGCCTGGAGGGGATTGCGATCACCGACGTCGAGCGCATGTCGGGCGGCGCATCGAAGGAACAGTTCGCCTTCACGCTAACCCATCGCGAAACCCCGCAGGGCGAACGGCTGGTGCTGCGGATGGACCCGCTGGAGGCGATCGCCCAGACCTGTCGCGGCCGGGAAGGGGAAATCCAGTCGATCATGGGAAACCACATGCCGGTCGCGCCGGTGCGGTGGTTCGATGCCGATGGCGACCTGCTGGGACAGCCTGCGGTCATCCTGGGTTTCGTGCGCGGCGTGACGCAGCCGAGCGAGGGCGGGAGTGGCGGCGTTTCCGGTATGGGGGGACGGCTGGGCAGCCTGATCGACCGGCTGGCGCCGCAATATATCGACGCGCTTGCCACCACCCATCGCTTCGACTGGTCGCGCGCGCATCTGCGCTTTTTCGATGCGCCACGCGCCGACAGCAATCAGGCGGCGATCTGGCAGGTCAACTGGTGGTCGCAGGTCTGGTGGGATTGCCTGGTGGAGCCGGTGCCGGTCGTGGCCCTTGCGGAGCGATGGCTGCGCGAGAACGCCCCGCTGTGCGACCGGCCGATGCTGGTGCATGGCGACCTGCGCATGGGCAATTTCATGTTCGAGGAACCGAGCGGGACGTTCACGGCCGTCCTCGACTGGGAACTCGCGCATATCGGCGATTTCCACGAGGATATCGCCTGGACCATGCAGAAACTGTTCGGGGCCTGGGGCGACGATGGCGTTTTCCTGGTCAGCGGACTTTTGCCCCGCGACGACTTCATTGCGCAATATCAGGCCGCTTCGGGGAATCGGATCGACCCGGTCAGGCTGCATTATTATGAAGTGCTGAACGCCTATAAATGCGCGGTCATGGACCTGGGGCAGGCCATGCGCGCCTCGATCGCCAGCAACAACCATCAGGAAGTCGTGTTGACCTGGCTGGGCTCTGCCGGGGCCGTCTTCCTGAGCCATATCGTCCAACTGATCCGGAAGGGCTGA
- a CDS encoding SDR family NAD(P)-dependent oxidoreductase — MNQMRFDHDVVIITGAGRGLGREHALAFAARGAAVVVNDIGVEPDGLGGSTQVAQSVVDEIVAIGGRAVADSHSVTTAEGAAAVVRTALDAFGSVSILVNNAGIIDFATLEHISDDGWRRMIAVTLDGTFQMSKAVWPHFVAQRHGRIVNTTSNAGFAGNEQLVHYGAAKLGVAGFTKALANEVGDSGITINAIAPMAVTRMNRDAFFGGADAGGDDWQADIRAGKVPMGPPAIVSPAVLWLAHRSTTLNGDIFSVSSGKVARVGFVVGEGYFNPDHGPEDLRDNVDTLRSLDGALDPRSTLDELLLIPKLFGVPAANAAS, encoded by the coding sequence ATGAACCAGATGCGCTTCGACCACGATGTCGTCATCATCACCGGTGCCGGTCGGGGCCTCGGTCGCGAACATGCGCTCGCCTTCGCGGCGCGGGGCGCAGCGGTCGTGGTCAACGACATCGGCGTCGAACCCGATGGCCTAGGTGGATCGACCCAGGTCGCCCAATCGGTGGTGGATGAGATTGTCGCCATCGGTGGCCGGGCCGTAGCCGACAGTCACAGCGTCACTACCGCGGAGGGCGCCGCCGCCGTCGTGCGGACCGCGCTCGATGCCTTCGGCTCGGTCAGCATACTCGTCAACAATGCCGGCATAATCGACTTCGCGACGCTGGAGCATATTAGCGACGACGGCTGGCGACGAATGATCGCCGTGACGCTGGACGGCACCTTCCAAATGTCGAAGGCGGTCTGGCCCCATTTCGTCGCGCAGCGCCATGGCCGCATCGTCAACACCACATCCAACGCCGGCTTCGCGGGCAATGAGCAACTCGTCCATTACGGCGCCGCGAAGCTCGGCGTAGCGGGCTTCACCAAGGCGCTGGCGAACGAGGTCGGCGACAGCGGCATCACCATCAACGCCATCGCCCCGATGGCAGTCACCCGCATGAATCGCGACGCCTTTTTCGGCGGCGCGGACGCAGGCGGCGACGATTGGCAGGCGGACATTCGCGCGGGCAAAGTACCGATGGGACCGCCCGCCATCGTCTCGCCGGCGGTGCTATGGCTCGCCCATCGCTCGACTACACTCAACGGTGACATCTTCAGCGTCTCGTCGGGCAAGGTCGCACGCGTCGGCTTCGTCGTAGGCGAAGGCTATTTCAATCCCGACCATGGCCCGGAAGATCTGCGCGACAATGTGGATACCCTCCGCTCGCTCGACGGGGCGCTCGACCCGCGCAGCACGCTGGACGAACTCCTTCTTATCCCGAAACTGTTCGGCGTTCCCGCCGCGAACGCTGCATCATGA
- a CDS encoding acetyl-CoA C-acyltransferase: MREAAIVSTARTPVAKATRGAFNDTDAPALAGHAVNAAIARAGIDPARIDDVIFGAGSQWGDQGFNIGRTTVFAAGLPDSIPGASVDRKCAGGLTALAFAARGIIAGDMDVAVAGGVESITHTRDYAPTHRARPAAVLDRKPHAYMAMIETAEIVADRYGISREAQDEIAAISHQRAAAAVAAGRFTDEIAPITVTKNIVEKDGSMSGTETLMLSVDEGIRADTTAEGLARLKPVWRDGQIVKEGKFVTAGNASQLSDGASAQIVMDHATAKAEGREILGLYRGFQSAGCPPEEMGIGPIFAIPKLLDRAGLKVEDIGLWEINEAFASQYLYCRDFLGIDPEKINVNGGGIALGHPFGMTGSRIAGHALIEARRRGVRWAVVSMCVAGGMGSAGLFEIPG, translated from the coding sequence ATGCGTGAAGCTGCCATTGTTTCCACCGCTCGCACCCCCGTCGCCAAGGCGACGCGCGGCGCCTTCAACGATACCGACGCCCCGGCGCTGGCGGGCCATGCCGTCAACGCCGCCATCGCCCGCGCGGGCATCGACCCCGCCCGGATCGACGACGTCATCTTCGGCGCGGGCTCGCAATGGGGCGATCAGGGCTTCAACATCGGCCGCACCACCGTGTTCGCCGCCGGCCTGCCCGATTCGATCCCCGGCGCGTCGGTCGACCGCAAATGCGCCGGCGGCCTCACCGCGCTCGCTTTCGCGGCGCGCGGCATCATCGCCGGCGACATGGACGTTGCCGTTGCGGGCGGCGTCGAATCGATCACCCACACGCGCGACTATGCCCCCACCCATCGCGCCCGCCCGGCGGCCGTGCTGGACCGCAAGCCCCACGCCTATATGGCGATGATCGAGACGGCGGAGATCGTCGCGGACCGGTACGGCATCAGCCGGGAGGCGCAGGACGAGATCGCCGCCATCAGCCACCAGCGCGCCGCCGCCGCCGTCGCGGCCGGCCGCTTCACGGACGAGATCGCGCCGATCACCGTCACCAAGAATATCGTCGAGAAGGACGGCAGCATGTCGGGCACCGAAACGCTGATGCTGTCGGTGGACGAAGGCATCCGCGCCGACACCACGGCGGAGGGTCTTGCCCGGCTGAAGCCGGTCTGGCGCGACGGCCAGATCGTGAAGGAAGGCAAGTTCGTGACCGCCGGCAATGCCAGCCAGCTATCGGACGGCGCCTCCGCCCAGATAGTGATGGACCATGCGACGGCGAAGGCGGAGGGGCGCGAGATACTGGGCCTCTATCGCGGCTTCCAGTCGGCTGGCTGTCCCCCGGAAGAGATGGGCATTGGTCCGATCTTCGCCATTCCCAAGTTGCTGGATCGCGCCGGCCTGAAGGTCGAGGATATCGGCCTGTGGGAAATCAACGAGGCTTTCGCCAGCCAATATCTCTATTGCCGCGATTTTCTGGGCATCGATCCGGAAAAGATCAACGTCAATGGCGGCGGCATCGCGCTCGGCCATCCCTTCGGCATGACCGGCAGCCGCATCGCCGGCCATGCACTGATCGAGGCGCGTCGGCGAGGCGTGCGCTGGGCGGTGGTCTCCATGTGCGTGGCGGGCGGCATGGGGTCGGCCGGCCTGTTCGAAATTCCGGGCTGA
- a CDS encoding Zn-dependent alcohol dehydrogenase: MKAAILNSLDGTFQIEEIDIDAPRGREVLVEVKASGLCHSDLHFAEQDFGVPLPAVLGHELAGVVLAIGPEVREFVVGDHVVGSLIQFCGHCRACIGGRTYQCTHPEETLRDDPDHAHRLTRNGEGVAQVFGTGAFAERALVHENQLAKVPKELPFAQASLLGCGTITGAGAAINTASVRPGETVAVIGIGGVGLNVISGAQLAGAARIVAIDMQPKKEELARKFGATDFIDASAGDSVAAVQALIEGGVDHAFEVVGIKATSEQAIKMVRKGGGAYLIGVHSPANTIDVNVTIDLLTNQVDLRGVYMGSSNIKHDIPMYARLYLEGKLNLDDLISREISLSDINDAYKELKGGAIARSVITSF, encoded by the coding sequence ATGAAGGCCGCCATTCTCAACAGCCTCGACGGCACATTCCAGATCGAGGAGATCGACATCGATGCGCCGCGCGGCCGCGAGGTGCTGGTGGAGGTGAAGGCGTCGGGACTGTGTCATTCCGACCTGCATTTTGCCGAGCAGGATTTCGGCGTGCCCTTGCCGGCTGTTCTTGGACATGAGCTGGCAGGTGTCGTCCTGGCGATCGGTCCGGAAGTGCGCGAGTTCGTGGTCGGCGATCATGTGGTGGGGTCGCTGATCCAGTTTTGTGGTCATTGCCGCGCCTGCATTGGTGGGCGGACCTATCAATGCACTCATCCGGAAGAGACGCTGCGCGACGATCCTGACCATGCGCATCGCCTGACCCGCAATGGCGAGGGGGTCGCGCAGGTCTTCGGCACGGGCGCTTTTGCCGAGCGCGCGCTGGTGCATGAAAACCAGCTTGCCAAGGTGCCCAAGGAATTGCCCTTCGCCCAGGCATCGCTGCTGGGTTGCGGGACGATCACCGGCGCTGGCGCGGCCATCAACACGGCGTCGGTCCGGCCGGGCGAAACGGTCGCGGTGATCGGCATCGGCGGGGTCGGGCTGAATGTGATTTCCGGGGCGCAACTGGCGGGCGCGGCCCGGATCGTCGCGATCGACATGCAGCCGAAGAAAGAAGAGCTGGCGCGCAAGTTCGGCGCCACCGACTTCATCGACGCATCCGCAGGCGACAGCGTGGCAGCGGTGCAAGCGTTGATCGAGGGCGGCGTCGACCACGCATTCGAGGTGGTGGGCATCAAGGCGACGTCGGAACAGGCGATCAAGATGGTTCGCAAGGGCGGCGGCGCCTATCTGATCGGGGTGCATTCGCCGGCCAATACGATCGACGTCAACGTCACGATCGACCTGCTGACCAACCAGGTCGACCTGCGGGGCGTCTATATGGGGTCGTCCAATATCAAGCACGACATCCCGATGTACGCCCGGCTGTACCTGGAGGGTAAACTCAATCTGGACGACCTGATTTCGCGCGAGATCAGCCTGTCCGATATCAACGACGCCTACAAGGAATTGAAGGGCGGAGCGATCGCGCGCAGCGTCATCACCTCCTTCTAG